The Glycine soja cultivar W05 chromosome 4, ASM419377v2, whole genome shotgun sequence genomic sequence CCAGGGATTATTCCGGGTTCATCAAAAGACAAAAAACCATCTCTACAGGAGAGCTTGTACTTAAGTACTAACTCTTCGGCTAAGGGAACAACTTTTTGTTCAGAAAGGTGGATTCTGATCCCATTTGTCCTCTCTGCTGCTACTGCACATATTCTAAAGAAACAGTATAAAACATGCACaagttctaaaaaaaaaaaaataacatgttgTACTACAGGTGAGGTGAGGTGAAATTCTACGTgagatacaaataaaaatattgaatatcaTGTAAATAAGAATAATCAAAACACAAATTTAAGCcttaatattttgaattaaaatataaaatcaagtcATTCCGGCTTATCAATACATCCGGTCTATCAACACATGTTCAAGATTTCAATCCAACCCCTTCAAATCAACAAAGTATTATCACTTCATTTTAAAGCTcatgtatatttttattctttattgttatactaatttttagttttaatttctttaaaatttgagttttggtttgtgtttgtGAACACTTTTTAAGTCTATTATCATATGTTCATTGTAGGTTGATTTGTCACAAATACtaaaagtttataatttatgaatataaaatattaagaaaaaaactaacaattaaaaaaaacattttaaagacATTACATTTTAAATGGGATAAATGAGACATAAAATGAAATAGTAATTTCtatcaatttataaatataacattaaataatataaaaaattgttgcacaactcaataaaatgaatttttggaCCCTTCTTTTACAGTATAGAAATGTGTTTAGTTTCTTTACTTCTCTACAAGTTTCTTTTCCATCGTAATTTTAGATGACTAGAGTTCTTTGCCCTGATGatgctttttcaaaagaaaaaccaGAAGTTCAAACTCTACCTTGTTCTCTTGCAATTTCATCCCATCATTGCATATTTATAAACGTAGGGTattcaactatatttttttcatattcatcttttacttttgtttggAATACAAGGTTAGAGTCATCCATAATAGTATGTTAAGACCAGAATCTCAAGTGGATCAAAAGGCTAAGTTGAAGTTTTATTTTCGCGCGCACACACACAATTTGATAAGTTTTATAACTCATTTAAAAAGTTGtaggaaaattaaattacatttactttgaattaaaaaaaatagtattgaaataatatagaaattaaatttcataaaaataatatgatcaataaaaaatcattttgatgGATAGAAAATTTGCCTAAAGCCTCAACATTTCTACACACGTCCacgtaattattatttttttttaaaatcaaaattaattttaagcttaTCATATTTGTGACTTATTGATTATAGTTCTTGCGTTTATGGGTTTCATTCGCACTACAACAGCACATATATTGCTTATCATATATGTGACTTATTGTTTGCATTGATTAGGAGATCTAGTGTCGTATCATAGATCACATTGGATGGTCTATTATAATGTAATttcaatttatgtatttttttggcCCAAAACAAAATATGAGGAAGGATTTCGAATTATGACAAGCCCTTGGGATTTATTATGTAGCTACATTAACATCTTCCTCACAAAGAAATGAGAGGTGAGAGAGCTAGGTgggaaggaagaaatgaaaggagagaaacatttcTACTTTCTTCTTCTCTAGGGTTCTGATGGAGTATAAGCAAATGGATTTATGGAAAATTTTCTAGAGATGGGAGAGAGTATGGGAAGTATTCATTGCCAATAGCAAAAACAAATGGGGATATAGATATGGTTTTGTGAGATTCCTGGGGTAAAAAACGTTAAGAAGCTGGAGATGAAACTAGATAGTATTATGATTGGTAATAAGTTACGTGTTAATATACCCAAGTATGCATAGATGAGAGTAGAATTTCTTTTTTGGATAAGCCCATAAAAAACAAACAGTTCCGTGTACATTATTTTGAGAAGTTTGACTTTGTAATGTCCATAGATTTGTAATacttaacatataaaaatatagtgtccgtttttatttatttctaaactCTTGATTAATCTCTTCAGGTTAGTTAGTCGTGAAATTtttggataataataaaaaaatttagtcacAACAATTTAacgaatttatatttttatttttgtaaaattattttttttattatttttagttattatagattatatttattttgtttttagatcTTAAAGTACGTCAAATAACATTTTGAACAGTGAAAAAATGTTATGTGagtgttataaaaataaaaaataaaacaaacataatttctcataaaaaaaataattttataaaaatgaaaaataaaaaacaattataagcactaaaaatatacttaaacctataaaaaaaaatattacatgtgAGCTACCGCCTACTGGTCCAAAAGTCATGCTTTAGTGTCCTTAATTTAGTCCAGAAAACATGCATTATATTGTATATAAGCTTTGCCATATAATAATCCCTTAAGATATTATTGACTTGTTCACTTTAAGTAATAAGATAACATCACCGTCCCACGCTAACTTACTGTATAGTCAGAGACTGAGAGTCATGATTTGCTGAAACCTTAAGCCAGCCTCCTTTCATTTCCATGGCCCTATCCACGGCCTCAacttttctaatttaattccATTTATTTTTACTTCCACATCCATAATATCATACACTTATTTATGATCTTAAACACTATTGTCATCATAAATATGACTATctcccaagaaaaaaaaaaacaaattagaatAATGACACTCGTTCCAAACTTTCATTCAACAAATTATACGATAActaacttgattaaaaaactacttattttaaagattaattggATTGCGATTAAACTTTAAGGTgtttatttactaaaaagttAAACTTTAAAGATcattcataataaatttaaaattcactgtatttatttataaaagagataaactataagaattaatttggcaaaaattaaagtttagaatgtttatcataaaagaaataaagtttagGATAACTTCATATATACTCATTTATctataaagatatattttttccatctcaaaatattaattattgtcttagattattttatatagattaagaaaaaataatgaataaatataagagagtgataattttataaaattaattttatattgtcattaatttatttttaaattttgtagtttattattaatatgtaagaaatataaataaaaaaaataactaatgttatattaaaaatttaaaatgttgggataattttttttcttccattatgATTATAATGACACGGAGAgagtatattatttattacatgTTCTTGGAATATTTAAAAAAGTCCATAATagattatcatatatttttttgacgaCCTTTCTTTCTTAGGGCACCtattaatattatcttattcGGTCTATTTACCTGTTTgtagacacacacacactctgTTTCCCTCCATTCTTGAGAAAGACATTCCGAGCAGTTTTTCGCACTCTCaccaaaaccatttttttttaataccaaaCAAGATGGCCAAAGAGCAGCAAAAGCAGGATCCCGCGGCAATCACCAACTCCttccaaaaccaaaaccaaaaccaaacgCAGGTttaaacccttttttttttcttttcttttcactctcatttgcttatataaatgaaaaacaaaaaaagaaactcGTGTTAATCTAGATCGTGTTTACATAGATGCattgagtgtgtgtgtgtgtgtgtgtgtgtgtgtgtgtgatcaTCAAATTCACTCGTAGTCCTAACCCATGTTTTGAAATTTACTTGTGGGAGTAGGAATTGCAGGGTAAAGGTGAAGTGGAAAAGGAGGAGGAGGCTGAGGCCCCTTTAGCTCTAAGCGTTACATACAAggtatttttttcaattgggTTCTCTCTGCATTGAAAAAGATTAAAACTTGTTTTGGTGAATGCAGGTTTTGCACATGTTGGGAGACATCACAGCAGGGCCTGCATCTATGTTCGCGCAATGGCTCCAATTAGTTCGTAAACGCACTTCCAACTGTCGCACTTCTGGCTTCCCTCACCGTTCTTCGAGCATGCCTTCTAGGTTCCCTTCTCTTTCTTCTCCATCAATTGCATTTGTACAGTTTTTCATAATTGTCATTGAGCATGAAATGTAATAGGCTGATACCAAGGAGATGtttggttttgagaaaaatggtTTTTTGGTTATATTTCtccttttcataaataattacaaaaatgtcacgtTGATATCACTTTTGTTTACTatgttcaaaattttgaataggAAGCAGCCAAATCAATTTgtcattatttgttaaaatgagAAGTAAAACTAGAAACATGCTTTCTCAAATTAACCGGACTTGAAGTTTTTTTGGAAGGGGAGTGGTAAACGGGGTATGTTGGAGgagtttcctttttttatgaatttagtaTGCTTTCTGAAGTGGTTGTTAAGgatgatttaatttttgttcagCCCGGGAGAATCTATTGAGGACACGAAGAATGATCAGCAAACAGAGATTAGTTTGTGGGAGAGGCTTGGTAAAGCTGAAATGTTGGACATTGAGTCGAGCTCATTTTCTTGGGACAGACTCTCTTCACTTCACCACACTGAGCACACTAGCAGCAATGAACATTCTGAGGATGAAATGAACCGTGTTCTTGAGGTTTGTGTCAACATGCAAATAGCTTCAATGTTCAAGCTCCAAAGAGTTAGATATACAGATGAAAAGcatgtgatttttatttcagCATGTTAAtgatcattgttttttttttaatgtttataaagaaatatagttatgtccaatatattttttgttagctGCTTCCATATAACATCAACACCTGTTctgataattgattttttttttgttgcatcaAGCATTTCCTGTGTGATGGTTTGACttgaaaaaatcaatgttatgtTGTAAtaattgtgttttatttttcttttgaagtaCACGAGCGTCTGCATAaatggtttattttatttttctttacctgTGGCTCTGTCTCTTCTCATTTGTCTGTGCATAGGTAACAGTAAATTCTGGAGGGGTAGTCTTCTTTGCCTTTTTCAATGGTCTTGGGAACGACGATGCCTCTTCAAAAGAAGCAGCCGCTGTTATAAAGATATCGTCTTCAAGAATGGCAACACAATCCGAACGTCTTGGTTACGAATTTGCCAAATGGTTGGGAGTCCAAACTCCGCaggttagtttttatatttttttatctaattgacATTCTGAATTGTGTAGGCTTAGAGTGTCAATCTATATTTCTGCTAAATtcattctttacttttattgggAATACAAGGCTAGAGTCATCCACAATACAAGTTTAGAGTGGACCCAGATAAAGGAAGCTACAGAAAAAGCAAGGGATGCTGCAAGTTCTACAACCGATGAAGTTGGTGAAATGACATGCACAGAACTTTTGGAAGCACTTGAACTTAGCCGATGTCTCATGTTTATGAGGTATGATTCAAATCTAGTGCCAATAAGGTTTATACCATGGCAGCAGAAGACATCTTGCTTGCCTTGTTCTATTTGTTTCATGGAACAAATCATGATTGGGCTTGATGGGATAATTTCAAATTGTGGCGTGCTATGTTATCATCTTAATTCTTATATCCGAGATAATGCAACAATCCAAGAAATAACATTGCCATATAAATCTCAATAAATAATGGCAGCTTTTGGTAATCAGCAAGATATAACTATTTCTTTTTGTGTCCTTCATATGTGGTGGAGTGAAATATAGCGGAAGTTGGAGTAGTATTTAAACTATGACACTTTTGTTGTCATTTTTAAGTTAAATCAAATcccatcttttttttataaaaaaaattcaaatcaaatccaTTATCTCTATTTCACAGAAAAGCAATTAACATGGTAATCATCTTCTTGCAGTTATGTGCACGGTTCACCCTTGCTTGAAAGCTCTAGAGCATTTGAATCACAGGAATTTGCAGAACGAACATCAGCAGCCCTTGGCAGGATAATGTTGCTGGACCTTGTCATCAGAAATGAAGATAGGCTCCCTTGCCGGCAGCTTAGATGGCGTGGGAACTCTGCAAATTTATTATTGGCTGAGAAGATTATCTCAAATACAGATACAGCAGGAGAAACTCCTGATTCTGCAATGAACACATATGGACAGCGAGTGAGTAGGACacctcaaaaagaaaaaaggtcaaCTTCAATGGATGGTAGATTGAATTCTCATAATTCTGGACTGGTATCACAATGCTCTGGTCTTTCTGACATGAGTTTTAAAAGTCAAATGTCATTAGAATTAATGCTTACTGACTTTATTGTGGCCATTGATTCTGGTGTTCCTCGTCGACCCCCTGCTGGAAAACGTGCAGATGACCAGGTTAATTATCCTAAGTTGGTCGAGTTACTACTCAATAGCTCAGAGTTTTCCTCTAACCTGTTACATGATATAACCGGAGGGAGACTAGGATTCCCTCATCCAGAAGACACAAATACAATCATTGATGTTCATACTACTGATGTAACATCAGTAGTTCATGCGTTCCGTAGTGGTTTTCGTGCTGCTCTTAGGGATCTGCAGGGATTCCACATATTCCTACTCACACTGCATCAAAAACTTGATAATTTGTTAAGATCATTTATGAATACTATAGGCAAAATATCATCAGGGGAGTCTGAAAAAGAGGATGCAGTGGTTCCTGACTCACCTTCACCCACAGTTGTGGGTAGTTGTCCCTCTCCATCTAGTAAGGAAAGGCTTTCTAATGATGTCCATCAAGATTGTAGTGATTCAGAATCTCAGAGAACCGCTCCAAGGACATCATCGTCTTCAGGCAATAGAGATTGTTGCGACTCTGCTTCTTCCATGTCAAGAGAAGGTTGGCATGGAAAACACTCTAAAGGAAGCGTGGAGTCACATCGTGGTCTCCGCTTGACAACTAAGCTCCGTGACTTACATAAATTTGCCAAGGTTGGTCTCTAGGTAGCATAATTCATGGTTTTGGTTCCAATGATGCAGTGAAGTTGTTTTGgtgcatttctttctttttttatggatAGATCATAAATAATCAGCAATTGTCATATTGGTTGTTGTGTGAagtaaagataattttattgcAATTCTATCTGCACAAAATCAattagagtaaattacactaaCTATCCCTGATGTTTTGTGAAATTACACAAACACTTCCTTTTTTCTACTCATACACTAACCcccttaatttttgaaaaatatactcTGATATTCCTTTATACATTACACTAACTCCCCTTaattgtgtgaaaaatattataCCAGACTCCCCTAAAGGAAGGTTATTGTAAAGGTTAAAAAAGCAGGGGGTGTTTGTGTAAATTCACAAAACCTTCAGGGGTGGTTAGTGTAAATTCACAAAACATAGGACAGTATTTAAGATTCTGACAAGGATGTACTCTTGTCGCTTTTGAGAATGTGAGCATGAATTTTGGTGAATCAGTTTCAGTTATTTTGGAGAAACAGGTTACTCTGACCTTTTGCTCTTGTTGTTATCTTCTAATTGATGTAATTACAGTGTGACATAGATGATGTCATAAATTACCAGTACATTGAAAACGTGGGTTTCCTCGAAATATAATGTCTTCTAGTTTTCTTATGTCCTGCATGTGCAAATGTCATACACAATCATGTATCTCAAGTGATTGACAAAAAAGGTGATAGAAGTGTTGTAACTACCCTGTCTTTGCCAAGTAAAACTGCATTTTACCACACATTCCCTTTTTATCTCCTGTCCTATACTTTATCATGATTTTCAGGTTGACTCAGAATCCAATAAAGAATTGGAACAGTGGAATGAAATGCTTAAAAATGATGCTGTCAAGTTATGTTTGGAGCACAATTTTAACACAGGATTTTTCGAGGGTAGTGATAACAACACTGTTGTTGATGCATACGAACTGAAGGTATGCCAATTTAAATTAGTATGCAGAAATAATATGTTGGACTCATtatggaggatacatgaataaAGAATTTACTCCATTGACCTTCAGGTCAGACTTGAGCATATCCTTGAGAGGATTGCCTTGATATCTGAGGCTGCAAATACAGAGAGACCATCTGCGGTTACAAATAGTCTGTTCATTGGTGGAGCACTGGCTGCAAGATCTACATACACACTGCAACGCTTGGGAATCACGcatattttatgtttgtgtACAAATGAAATTGGCCAATCAGATTCTCAATTTCCTGATCTATTCACGTACAAAAATTTCTCTGTAAGTTGTACTCTCATGTCTACTTTTTACCCCATTATTAGAGGTTAAGTTTGTGTCAGAATCAATTGACTTAATGCTTAATGTCCGACTGTGCATTTTTATTAATCATACATGCATTTTTGGGCAGGATTAATCCAGTTTTTGTGTTGGATTGGAGCTTTAAGCTTCTATTTGCTTCTTGCTTTAATTACTTCATGAGTTTCCAAATACAATTTGATGTTCCATTCATTCAAAAAGTCCAAGTTTAAGATGCATGCTCACGAATATTTTTCATCTCCAACACAACCCTTACATGAGATATCTTTAGGCTTCAAGTGTAGACAAGGCTCTAGTTTTTATCTTAGTTTGTGCTAAAATTTAATGTTCTTTTGGTCTTTAAGTGGGAATCCTTACGAAATATGAGATAAACCCTTGGGCCAAGGGTGCAAGTTACATAAACCCTCCTCAAATGCTTGAGCTGTTAGGTGCTACTGCCTGCCCATGGGACCACGGGTGGTCTTATCTTTAGTCCAGTATATATggttcattttctcttttaatcatGATATAATTTATGCTTGTAATTGtgattatttataatgtttttttttctgataattAAGTTATCGTGTTACATAAGACAAATATTGTATAATTGTTCGGTTTTCCGTTATTTTTTCCATTCCTGCATAAATAACCCAATATTGGTCAAttgcatttttaaaataaggttCTGTTCAAGAATAATTGTTAACATTGGTTCTCTTCAATCTCCCATTTGAACAGGTATGTGACGATGAAGATTCTAACATCAGCAGCATATTTGAAGAGGCCTGTGATTTTATAGATTATGTTGAACAAGCTGGTCACAGTGTTTTAGTTCATTGCTTCGAGGGGAAAAGCAGAAGTGCTACTTTGGTCCTTGCTTACCTGATGCTTAGAAagtaagtaaaaatataaataatcataTGTGATTATTGAAACTGAGGTTGCTATGGAGCTGACCCTCCATAACCAATCAACATGataattgtaattaaataatcaaacctTAATAGCAAATATTATTACGGTTTTTCAGTtagtaaactattttttttcatgattatAGATTATCTACATGGTTAGGTGCAATGAAGTATTATTATTCAGCATGTGGAACAATTGCAACTCTAAGTTTGTGTTCCTTGATAGTTAAAGAGTATCACTGCTTCTAACACTTGGGACAGTTTAGGAACTAAAAGCTTTTGTCTGTAGGAAATTCACTTTGTTAGAAGCATGGAATGCTCTAAAACGAGTTCATCGCCGATCTCAGCCTAACGATGGTTTTGCAAAGATCTTACTTGATCTGGACCAGAAACTGCACGGGAAGGTTTCAATGGAATGGCAGCAACGGAAACCAATGATGAAAAATTGCCCCATCTGTGGCAAGAATACTGGACTAAGCAGTAGCTCGCTTAAACTACATCTTCAGAAATCACACAAAAAGCTGTCATCAGGGAGCGTAGATAGTGCCATGACAATCGAGATCCAGAAGGCATTAACAACTTTGAAGATTAGCCATGGTGGGAGTGTCAGTCCCAAACCAAGGAAGTCTCATTCAACGATAGAAGCATAGATTTCTCTTGCAAATATTAAGGAACATtccttcaatattttatttttcatgttataGATTGAGTGGGAGTAAAATAGTTGTTTGGAAGTGGGATTGATTGATTGCTTAGTTTAGTTAGTGATTTCATTTAGATGGATATTAGGATTCCATTTCTTGATGTATAAATGGAAAACACTTTATTAAGAAAGGTAAAACTTGCTTTGTTGATCTCTTCCTCATTAGTTTTGAATCATTGAATTGAAGGGGAAAAATTCATTAcatatattacaattttttttttttacaggataGACAAGATTTCCCCTGTTACAGGTTTATGTTAGAATCCATTAATTATAAGGATTAgatatgatttgaatttaaattcctatatattttctcctttttttattttgtgattctgttttgatattttgttcTCAATAATCATGGAAAGATGATAGAGAGGATTATGTATTTATTCGCTGTTTCATATCAATGAAAATtaccaaatttcattttctttacatGGCATCAGAGTCAGGTTGAGGGAATAAGGAAAAACCGTCCCTCATTGGGGACCGATTATCCCTGGTGAGCCCTTTTGCTCGCTGCCTTTCTTCTATCATTCTTTTTCCAGTTTTTGGTATACCATTCAACTCGTTGCCCTTCCTCCAACGAACTGTTTCTGTTTTCCAACAACTTTTCTGGCGAGTGTTCTTATCCGGGGAATCATATTTCGTTGTGCAGAAGCTGTCATTGCTAGTACCATCAAACTCGTCTCTTCATCGTCGATCAAGCCCACTTTTCTCCCGCGCCATCAGAGCTACCACGTGCAACCACCTTCTTTGGCCATCTTTGTTAATCTTTTCACATTTTGTCAAATCTGCTCCTCTCCGGTGCAATCTAAGTGCACCCACTACCACCATGGTGCTTGTTTTCCTCCGATTTTGTTTCTGTTGTTCTTTTTTCTCTATTCCCCTGTTGAGTCTCCACCATTGGTTCTGAAGCTTCCGCCTCTTGGTTTTAAGAAAGTCGGAACTTGCTTTGAACCTTCTAAGACTGATGTGTTTTCTAGCTCTATCTTTTTCAAGCAATATTCCCCAACTTCGTCAACATCCCTGAGTTGTCCTTCAAATGTTTATTTGTGAAACtccatttttgttgtttttttgtttattagtgGGAATAAATTTTCTTGTAACAAGTTGATTGCTTAGTAAACTtcagcttgagggggagtgttgaaaattagaattaatattctgattttagtattaattacaatttataggaatattatctttgatttagTGGAAACAAAAAATCCtctatttatgtataattaatgtaattattatgATACCATTTTCttaatatggtatcagagccaactCCAATTATCTCTCTTCTTTAGGAATTGGATATTAGCTTCTGACTATGAAAATGAAGGATGAGTCAAATAAATCAGATTCTACTCCACATATGCAGGATCTGTCTTCAATCCTTACACCTGAATATCTTGATGGTACAAATTATAATGAATGGGCCCTAAATGCAAAGAACAAGATCAGAGGTCATAGGCATTGGGGTTACACTCAATCCTTTGAGGTTGATTACCAAGAAACCTTTGCACCAGTTGCAAGGGGTTACACTCAATCTTTTGGGGTTGATTTGGGATTGATTACCAAGAAACATTTGCACCAATTGCAAGGGATTACACTCAATCCTTTGGGGTTGATTACCAAGAAACCTTTGCACCAGTTGCAAAGCTCAATACGGTGAGGGTGTTATTATCATTAGCAGCAAATCAAGATTGGTCACTTCTTCAATTCgatgtaaaaatgatttttcacaTGGAGATTTAATGGAAGAAGTTTATATGGATCCTCCTCCCGGTATACCAAAGTACTCAAATATTTCTTTGGTGTGTAAGTTTAAAAAGACCCTTAGTAATTTTCTTGACAAGTTGAGAGTATGTGACATCCATATACCAACTTGAGAGGGGGTGTTAGAATCGATTAATTGTAGGGATTAgatatgatttgaatttaaattgtaattgatcTAAATTCCTATATATttcctcctttttttattttgtgattctgttttgatattttatccTCAATAATCATGAAAAGATGGTAGAGAGGATTATGTATTTATTCACTATTTCATATCAATGAAAATTATCagatttcattttcttaacaGTTTAGTTAGAACTTTGCCTTTTCTACCAAGGGTTAGGTTatccacccccccccccccccccttccttttcttgtatggtcttttcttctctctttcgaTTAATGCATTCGTTCTGTACAGGACTTCGTTGGTGGTTGTTGTGATGCCAACCTGATTGGGATCACAACCGTTAGTTTCTGTCACGATTTCttatctaaaaaataatcaataatgctATGTAGTATAAAATTCTAGAATGTAAAACACACGAAAGATGACATgtagttattttataaaatatttaaagaaaaaaaattgaaacacatAACTCTTTTGTAATTAAATCCTGCTTATCCTGAAAGGTATCCCACCAAAACAAACCTGATAATAATTACTCCCAGCAAAATGGTAAATTTTCTCGTTAGGCGTTGTGTTGCATATTGCCTTTTCAAAGCTTTCTAATCTTTCTTTCACAAATTTGAGATCTAAGTCTAACTTTGCTTcttaattggttaaaatttgACAGCATAAATAGGTTGAGAAGGCAGAGATCTAAATCTAACTTTGTCTAACTGCTTCTCAACCGTATGAACGCATCGATTGGAATTCTAATTGTTGAAGGGGAAAGCACAATAGGCAAATAATCGCATGAAGGGGCTTACGGGTTGCTATTGCTTAGGGGTTTACGGTAGTGCTATTGCTTACTGTGTTTCGATATTAACCAACGAAGATTGCGAGACCTGAAGAAGATTGCCTTCCACATCAGACAAATCATGTCATTCGTGTATTTAGTACGAATTTCCATTCATACTAAATAACATTTTCCATATTATAATTGAAGGATTTCAAATtgatattgttttttgtttatttttggtcCAAGAGGTTAGGACGTAGGAGATAGCGAAAAAGGGACT encodes the following:
- the LOC114409980 gene encoding dual specificity protein phosphatase PHS1-like, whose amino-acid sequence is MAKEQQKQDPAAITNSFQNQNQNQTQELQGKGEVEKEEEAEAPLALSVTYKVLHMLGDITAGPASMFAQWLQLVRKRTSNCRTSGFPHRSSSMPSSPGESIEDTKNDQQTEISLWERLGKAEMLDIESSSFSWDRLSSLHHTEHTSSNEHSEDEMNRVLEVTVNSGGVVFFAFFNGLGNDDASSKEAAAVIKISSSRMATQSERLGYEFAKWLGVQTPQARVIHNTSLEWTQIKEATEKARDAASSTTDEVGEMTCTELLEALELSRCLMFMSYVHGSPLLESSRAFESQEFAERTSAALGRIMLLDLVIRNEDRLPCRQLRWRGNSANLLLAEKIISNTDTAGETPDSAMNTYGQRVSRTPQKEKRSTSMDGRLNSHNSGLVSQCSGLSDMSFKSQMSLELMLTDFIVAIDSGVPRRPPAGKRADDQVNYPKLVELLLNSSEFSSNLLHDITGGRLGFPHPEDTNTIIDVHTTDVTSVVHAFRSGFRAALRDLQGFHIFLLTLHQKLDNLLRSFMNTIGKISSGESEKEDAVVPDSPSPTVVGSCPSPSSKERLSNDVHQDCSDSESQRTAPRTSSSSGNRDCCDSASSMSREGWHGKHSKGSVESHRGLRLTTKLRDLHKFAKVDSESNKELEQWNEMLKNDAVKLCLEHNFNTGFFEGSDNNTVVDAYELKVRLEHILERIALISEAANTERPSAVTNSLFIGGALAARSTYTLQRLGITHILCLCTNEIGQSDSQFPDLFTYKNFSVCDDEDSNISSIFEEACDFIDYVEQAGHSVLVHCFEGKSRSATLVLAYLMLRKKFTLLEAWNALKRVHRRSQPNDGFAKILLDLDQKLHGKVSMEWQQRKPMMKNCPICGKNTGLSSSSLKLHLQKSHKKLSSGSVDSAMTIEIQKALTTLKISHGGSVSPKPRKSHSTIEA